The following coding sequences are from one Salvia hispanica cultivar TCC Black 2014 chromosome 3, UniMelb_Shisp_WGS_1.0, whole genome shotgun sequence window:
- the LOC125209323 gene encoding protein DETOXIFICATION 27-like, producing the protein MSNTSENGETQLKVPLLEDRGKSTELVEKEDGDNPRLSSRVWVETKKLWRIVGPAIFSRMTSYTMFVITQAFAGHLGDLELAAMSIASNVIVGFDFGLLLGMASALETLCGQAFGAKKYYMLGIYLQRSWIVLFACCVALLPLFFYATPILKAVGQPDDVAELSGTVALVFIPLHFSFAFTFPLQRFLQSQLKNSVTAYVNLVSFIVHVLMSYLLVYRLSLGLVATAFTLNISWWITVFGQFIYVVGGGCPHTWTGFSTQAFCGLWDFLKLSASSGVMLCLENWYYRILIVMTGNLKNATIAVDALSVWCLNDEGVAVGSGWQSYVAYINLGCYYLVGVPLGVLMGWVFDQGVMGIWAGMIFGGTAVQTLILAIITIRCDWEKEAAKATMHVDKWSDSRNTA; encoded by the exons ATGTCAAACACAAGCGAAAATGGTGAAACACAGCTCAAGGTACCATTGTTGGAAGACAGAGGAAAGAGCACTGAATTAGTAGAAAAAGAAGATGGAGACAACCCTCGGCTGAGTAGCAGAGTTTGGGTGGAGACGAAGAAGCTATGGCGGATCGTGGGCCCCGCCATCTTCAGCCGCATGACGTCGTACACCATGTTCGTCATCACCCAGGCCTTCGCCGGCCACCTAGGCGACCTCGAGCTCGCCGCCATGTCCATCGCCTCTAATGTCATAGTCGGCTTCGACTTCGGCCTCCTG TTAGGCATGGCGAGCGCGCTAGAGACGCTATGCGGCCAGGCGTTCGGGGCGAAAAAGTACTACATGCTGGGGATCTACCTCCAGCGGTCGTGGATCGTGCTCTTCGCGTGCTGCGTTGCGCTGCTACCGCTCTTCTTCTACGCCACCCCGATCCTGAAGGCGGTGGGGCAGCCGGACGACGTGGCGGAGCTGTCGGGGACGGTGGCGCTGGTCTTCATCCCGCTCCACTTCAGCTTCGCCTTTACGTTCCCGCTGCAGCGCTTCCTTCAGAGCCAGCTCAAGAACAGCGTCACCGCGTACGTGAACCTCGTCTCGTTTATCGTGCACGTGCTCATGAGCTACCTCCTCGTCTACCGCCTCAGCCTCGGCCTCGTGGCCACCGCCTTCACCCTCAACATCTCGTGGTGGATCACGGTGTTTGGTCAGTTCATCTACGTTGTCGGTGGCGGATGCCCCCATACGTGGACCGGGTTCTCGACCCAGGCCTTTTGCGGTCTGTGGGATTTCCTCAAGCTCTCGGCTTCTTCCGGCGTCATGCTATG TCTGGAGAATTGGTACTATAGGATTCTGATTGTGATGACCGGAAATCTCAAGAACGCGACGATCGCAGTTGATGCATTATCCGTCTG GTGTTTGAATGATGAAGGGGTGGCCGTTGGATCTGGATGGCAATCATACGTGGCATACATCAACCTAGGGTGCTACTATTTGGTGGGAGTTCCACTTGGAGTTTTGATGGGATGGGTATTTGACCAAGGAGTTATG GGAATTTGGGCTGGTATGATATTCGGTGGAACTGCAGTTCAGACACTAATACTTGCTATTATTACAATAAGATGTGACTGGGAAAAAGAG GCGGCTAAGGCAACTATGCATGTGGACAAGTGGTCAGATTCAAGAAACACTGCATAA